One window from the genome of Nicotiana tomentosiformis chromosome 5, ASM39032v3, whole genome shotgun sequence encodes:
- the LOC104087680 gene encoding protein RSI-1-like codes for MAYNARLLFLSMFLVLITFSNVVEGYKKLRPEDCEPKCKYRCSATSHKKPCLFFCKKCCAKCLCVPPGTHGNKETCPCYNNWKTKEGGPKCP; via the exons ATGGCTTACAATGCTAGGTTGTTGTTTTTGTCAATGTTCTTGGTGTTGATCACTTTCTCCAATGTGGTTGAG GGTTATAAGAAACTTCGTCCTGAAG ATTGCGAACCGAAATGTAAATACCGATGTTCAGCAACGTCACACAAAAAGCCATGCTTATTTTTCTGTAAAAAATGCTGTGCAAAGTGCTTGTGTGTGCCTCCTGGAACTCATGGCAACAAAGAAACATGTCCTTGCTACAACAATTGGAAGACTAAGGAAGGAGGTCCTAAATGTCCTTAG